CGCGAAGTGCAACTCGTTTCGCCGGTCGATCATGATTTCGAGTCGCTCGAGCGTACCCGACGGTGAGCAGATACCGCGAAACTCGGTGCCCGGAAACAGCCGCCTGGGATCCATCTCGGACACCACCGCATCGCGCCACTGCGTCCAGTCCTCCCCCGCCAACCGTTGGCACACGCTTTCAATTGTGTCTCCCGAAACAACGACGGTGCGGACCGGTGGATGAAAGGCGGTGAGCCGAGCCACATCAACCGGCTCGATGGTTGCAGCGGTGGAGTTTTCGCCGCCGCAGCTCGCGGCTGACAAGATTACGCCCGCAGACAGCGCGAAGGTGAGCACTGTGATCAGTGCGGAATACCGATGCACGATTGAATTCAAGGACTTTTCCACCGATCAACCTCGTCGGGTACGGCCGCCAGCCTGCCCAGCGATTCGCCGTTCGCAGCTACGATGAGCAGGGAAGGCACATCGATCACCCGGTACCGCTTCAGGAGAGCGCCATGTCGGTCGTGAAGCCATGCGATTTCGCGATCGCTCAGCGCCCTCCTGCCTTCCTCGAGCGTCTCTTGTACGTCCAGCAGCACCAGATTCAGACCCTTTTCCTCACAGGCCGCCTTCAGCGCAGGGTAGCGATCGATGGTCGTTATGGCGTCGGGTGCCCACGAGGCCCAAACCAGGACGGCAACGGGTCCGCGTTTGCTCACCCAATCCGACCACTCGACCGGCGCACCGGAAACTCCGTCGACCAGGCGAGGATTGGCTGCGGACAGGACCACCGACGATGTCAGCAGGACGAGGAACGCCCTCAGGCGTCGCCTTCTCATGCGAGCAGTATATCTCGCCTCTCCCGTAGTCACCCGGATTGATTGCCGTGATGCGGCAAGAACGGGTACACTCTGCCCGGGAGGCCCGATGGACCAGACTTCCTCGCAAATCGCTGCCGACTTTGACACCGACTTCGCAGTCGTGGGCTCGGGCTTCGGCGGCTCAGTTGCAGCTCACCGCCTGACCGAGAAGGGCTACAGCGTGACGGTCTTCGAGAAGGGCAGACGGTGGCGCCCCGAGGAGTTTCCGAACACCAACTGGAATATCCGCAAGTCCTTTTGGTTGCCGAAGATCGGCTGCCGAGGCATATTCGGGCTGAGGCTCCTCCGGGAGGCGCTCGTTCTTCACGGCGTCGGCGTCGGAGGCGGCAGCCTGGTGTATGCGAATACCCTCTTCGACGCTCCGGACACGGTCTGGGATGATCCTCAGTGGAAGGGACTGGAAGACTGGCGCGCAATCATGCCGGAGCATTACGACACGGCGCGAAGGATGCTCGGTGTCACCGAAAACCCAAAGCTCGGGCCGGCCGACAAAGCGCTTCGTCGTGCCGCAGCGCGGCGGGGACGGGCGCACACCTTTCAAAATACACCGGTCGGCGTTTTCTTCGGAGAGCCGGAGGTCACTGTTCCCGATCCGTATTTTGACGGCGCTGGCCCCGACCGCACCGGCTGCACCTTTTGCGGAGGGTGCATGGTCGGTTGTCGCCCGGGAGCCAAGAACACACTGGACAAGAATTATCTGTACCTTGCAGAGAAAAACGGCGCCAGGGTCGTCGCCGATACGAGAGTGGACCTTGTCGAAGCCCTGACGACCGGAGGGTACCGGCTGCGC
Above is a window of Acidobacteriota bacterium DNA encoding:
- a CDS encoding thioredoxin family protein, which translates into the protein MRRRRLRAFLVLLTSSVVLSAANPRLVDGVSGAPVEWSDWVSKRGPVAVLVWASWAPDAITTIDRYPALKAACEEKGLNLVLLDVQETLEEGRRALSDREIAWLHDRHGALLKRYRVIDVPSLLIVAANGESLGRLAAVPDEVDRWKSP